Proteins found in one Ornithorhynchus anatinus isolate Pmale09 chromosome 8, mOrnAna1.pri.v4, whole genome shotgun sequence genomic segment:
- the LOC103170489 gene encoding uncharacterized protein LOC103170489 isoform X1 yields the protein MASQLYVLISWPDGSRVINIENIKEPQKPVHLYSVGEQVLAQCPGFCGLYWGVVEDVSECQDVLEKKLQKEKHLLKKFKKGPEAFGPLPTDKKSKKSFPNWVPGIPPKKNQGGRILPVDYPSVSAPQNAPAASHITSPLTEERVIPEPPVIHHAITPQSPLVSAFSFPASFLDQDEAGTSQKEEADPQLKNETETRGCVTLALKRKADGIVVQCQEHVPRARVFYSLSCDDPKSKSAPEMNEFDSCQKSFRTCEMEREKIGQLERLVWDLQREVISLKKKVQKLESASLREEAPGPQFQMVELFNGYTREQLRETIRFDQKVSTACKTLLYKLFTSDYIQSHSITGRRGNTFREAKPMMDERCIKVIRLLLKQKFGDHLSDTVITEKIQNVQKALRQKYKAECL from the exons ATGGCTTCACAGCTCTATGTTCTCATCAGCTGGCCTGACGGGAGCAGAGTCATCAATATAGAAAACATCAAAGAGCCCCAAAAACCAGTTCACCTGTATTCAGTGGGTGAGCAGGTGCTAGCCCAGTGTCCCGGCTTCTGTGGCTTATACTGGGGGGTCGTGGAAGACGTAAGTG AGTGTCAGGATGTCCTGGAGAAGAAACTTCAGAAAGAGAAACACCTACTTAAAAAATTCA AGAAGGGGCCAGAAGCATTTGGCCCCCTGCCCACTGATAAGAAGTCGAAGAAGAGTTTTCCCAACTGGGTACCGGGCATACCACCAAAGAAAAATCAAGGTGGCAGAATTCTTCCTGTTGACTACCCATCGGTATCAGCCCCCCAGAatgctcctgctgcttctcatatcaccTCTCCCCTTACCGAGGAAAGGGTCATTCCAGAGCCACCCGTCATCCACCATGCCATAACCCCACAGTCTCCGTTGGTCAGTGCTTTTAGCTTCCCCGCTTCCTTCCTGGATCAGGATGAAGCAGGGACATCTCAGAAAGAAGAGGCAGACCCCCAGCTGAAGAATGAAACAGAGACCAGAG GTTGTGTTACCCTGGCACTGAAAAGGAAGGCGGATGGCATTGTAGTTCAGTGTCAAGAACATGTCCCCAGAGCAAG GGTTTTTTATTCTCTTAGTTGTGATGACCCCAAAAGCAAAAGCGCTCCCGAAATGAACGAATTTGACAGCTGCCAGAAAAGTTTCCGGACTTGTGAAATGGAAAG GGAGAAGATCGGCCAACTGGAGCGACTGGTGTGGGATTTGCAGCGGGAAGTGATTTCCCTGAAGAAGAAGGTTCAGAAGTTGGAATCTGCATCTCTGCGGGAAGAAGCCCCCGGACCACAGTTCCAGATGGTGGAGTTGTTCAATGGCTACACCAGGGAGCAGTTGAGAGAGACCATCCGCTTTGACCAGAAGGTCAGCACAGCCTGCAAGACGCTGCTCTATAAGCTCTTCACCTCCGACTACATCCAGAGCCACTCCATCACAGGCCGCAGGGGAAACACTTTTAGGGAGGCCAAGCCCATGATGGACGAGCGCTGCATCAAGGTCATCCGCCTCCTGTTGAAGCAGAAGTTCGGGGATCACCTCAGTGACACAGTCATCACCGAGAAGATCCAAAATGTGCAGAAAGCTCTGAGGCAGAAGTACAAGGCAGagtgtctgtaa
- the LOC103170489 gene encoding uncharacterized protein LOC103170489 isoform X2 codes for MASQLYVLISWPDGSRVINIENIKEPQKPVHLYSVECQDVLEKKLQKEKHLLKKFKKGPEAFGPLPTDKKSKKSFPNWVPGIPPKKNQGGRILPVDYPSVSAPQNAPAASHITSPLTEERVIPEPPVIHHAITPQSPLVSAFSFPASFLDQDEAGTSQKEEADPQLKNETETRGCVTLALKRKADGIVVQCQEHVPRARVFYSLSCDDPKSKSAPEMNEFDSCQKSFRTCEMEREKIGQLERLVWDLQREVISLKKKVQKLESASLREEAPGPQFQMVELFNGYTREQLRETIRFDQKVSTACKTLLYKLFTSDYIQSHSITGRRGNTFREAKPMMDERCIKVIRLLLKQKFGDHLSDTVITEKIQNVQKALRQKYKAECL; via the exons ATGGCTTCACAGCTCTATGTTCTCATCAGCTGGCCTGACGGGAGCAGAGTCATCAATATAGAAAACATCAAAGAGCCCCAAAAACCAGTTCACCTGTATTCAGTGG AGTGTCAGGATGTCCTGGAGAAGAAACTTCAGAAAGAGAAACACCTACTTAAAAAATTCA AGAAGGGGCCAGAAGCATTTGGCCCCCTGCCCACTGATAAGAAGTCGAAGAAGAGTTTTCCCAACTGGGTACCGGGCATACCACCAAAGAAAAATCAAGGTGGCAGAATTCTTCCTGTTGACTACCCATCGGTATCAGCCCCCCAGAatgctcctgctgcttctcatatcaccTCTCCCCTTACCGAGGAAAGGGTCATTCCAGAGCCACCCGTCATCCACCATGCCATAACCCCACAGTCTCCGTTGGTCAGTGCTTTTAGCTTCCCCGCTTCCTTCCTGGATCAGGATGAAGCAGGGACATCTCAGAAAGAAGAGGCAGACCCCCAGCTGAAGAATGAAACAGAGACCAGAG GTTGTGTTACCCTGGCACTGAAAAGGAAGGCGGATGGCATTGTAGTTCAGTGTCAAGAACATGTCCCCAGAGCAAG GGTTTTTTATTCTCTTAGTTGTGATGACCCCAAAAGCAAAAGCGCTCCCGAAATGAACGAATTTGACAGCTGCCAGAAAAGTTTCCGGACTTGTGAAATGGAAAG GGAGAAGATCGGCCAACTGGAGCGACTGGTGTGGGATTTGCAGCGGGAAGTGATTTCCCTGAAGAAGAAGGTTCAGAAGTTGGAATCTGCATCTCTGCGGGAAGAAGCCCCCGGACCACAGTTCCAGATGGTGGAGTTGTTCAATGGCTACACCAGGGAGCAGTTGAGAGAGACCATCCGCTTTGACCAGAAGGTCAGCACAGCCTGCAAGACGCTGCTCTATAAGCTCTTCACCTCCGACTACATCCAGAGCCACTCCATCACAGGCCGCAGGGGAAACACTTTTAGGGAGGCCAAGCCCATGATGGACGAGCGCTGCATCAAGGTCATCCGCCTCCTGTTGAAGCAGAAGTTCGGGGATCACCTCAGTGACACAGTCATCACCGAGAAGATCCAAAATGTGCAGAAAGCTCTGAGGCAGAAGTACAAGGCAGagtgtctgtaa
- the LOC103170489 gene encoding uncharacterized protein LOC103170489 isoform X3: MASQLYVLISWPDGSRVINIENIKEPQKPVHLYSVGEQVLAQCPGFCGLYWGVVEDVSECQDVLEKKLQKEKHLLKKFKKGPEAFGPLPTDKKSKKSFPNWVPGIPPKKNQGGRILPVDYPSVSAPQNAPAASHITSPLTEERVIPEPPVIHHAITPQSPLVSAFSFPASFLDQDEAGTSQKEEADPQLKNETETRGCVTLALKRKADGIVVQCQEHVPRAREKIGQLERLVWDLQREVISLKKKVQKLESASLREEAPGPQFQMVELFNGYTREQLRETIRFDQKVSTACKTLLYKLFTSDYIQSHSITGRRGNTFREAKPMMDERCIKVIRLLLKQKFGDHLSDTVITEKIQNVQKALRQKYKAECL; the protein is encoded by the exons ATGGCTTCACAGCTCTATGTTCTCATCAGCTGGCCTGACGGGAGCAGAGTCATCAATATAGAAAACATCAAAGAGCCCCAAAAACCAGTTCACCTGTATTCAGTGGGTGAGCAGGTGCTAGCCCAGTGTCCCGGCTTCTGTGGCTTATACTGGGGGGTCGTGGAAGACGTAAGTG AGTGTCAGGATGTCCTGGAGAAGAAACTTCAGAAAGAGAAACACCTACTTAAAAAATTCA AGAAGGGGCCAGAAGCATTTGGCCCCCTGCCCACTGATAAGAAGTCGAAGAAGAGTTTTCCCAACTGGGTACCGGGCATACCACCAAAGAAAAATCAAGGTGGCAGAATTCTTCCTGTTGACTACCCATCGGTATCAGCCCCCCAGAatgctcctgctgcttctcatatcaccTCTCCCCTTACCGAGGAAAGGGTCATTCCAGAGCCACCCGTCATCCACCATGCCATAACCCCACAGTCTCCGTTGGTCAGTGCTTTTAGCTTCCCCGCTTCCTTCCTGGATCAGGATGAAGCAGGGACATCTCAGAAAGAAGAGGCAGACCCCCAGCTGAAGAATGAAACAGAGACCAGAG GTTGTGTTACCCTGGCACTGAAAAGGAAGGCGGATGGCATTGTAGTTCAGTGTCAAGAACATGTCCCCAGAGCAAG GGAGAAGATCGGCCAACTGGAGCGACTGGTGTGGGATTTGCAGCGGGAAGTGATTTCCCTGAAGAAGAAGGTTCAGAAGTTGGAATCTGCATCTCTGCGGGAAGAAGCCCCCGGACCACAGTTCCAGATGGTGGAGTTGTTCAATGGCTACACCAGGGAGCAGTTGAGAGAGACCATCCGCTTTGACCAGAAGGTCAGCACAGCCTGCAAGACGCTGCTCTATAAGCTCTTCACCTCCGACTACATCCAGAGCCACTCCATCACAGGCCGCAGGGGAAACACTTTTAGGGAGGCCAAGCCCATGATGGACGAGCGCTGCATCAAGGTCATCCGCCTCCTGTTGAAGCAGAAGTTCGGGGATCACCTCAGTGACACAGTCATCACCGAGAAGATCCAAAATGTGCAGAAAGCTCTGAGGCAGAAGTACAAGGCAGagtgtctgtaa